The sequence CAGGCTAGCTGAGCCTGGGCGAACCCGCCTGGGGACGAGGACGCGAAAGAGGGGCACGGCCGTGGCCGTGCCCCTCTTTCGCGTCCGGTGCTGTGCCGGCGAAGGTCGGCCCGTGGGGTGATCGCCGTCTTGGCCCTCGAGTGGTCGCGATTCGGGTCTTTTCGTCACCATTCGGGGGCCAGGACGGCGATCATGTTCGAGGTTCGGCGCGGGCGGGCGGGACCGGGAGGGCCGGCGTTAGCTGTCGCCGGTGGCGGTCTGCTGGACGGGTGCGTCGACGGTGGTGGCACCGTTGGGGCTGGCGCCGTTGGCCGTTGTGGGTACCGCGGCTCCCCCGGTTGGTGTGGCCTTGGTCACCTGTGGGGCGGGCGCCGTCGGGGTGACGAGGGCCGGCTCGGGGGTCGGTGACGGTACTTTCACCGGCGGTGGCGGCGTGGGGCGCAGCGTTCCCGGTCCGCGGCGGCCGGAGGCGACGGCCCACAGGGCGGTGCGCCAGAACGCCTCGACGATGATGGAGCGGCTCATCTTGGAGGCGCCGCGTTCGCGTTCGACGAAGGTGATGGGGACCTCGGCGACCTGGAAGCCCTGGCGCCAGGCGGTCCAGGCGAGGTCGACCTGGAAGCAGTAGCCCTGGGACTGGATCTGGTTGAGGTCGCGGGCGCGCAGCACGTCGGCGCGGTAGGCGCGGTAGCCGGCGGTGGCGTCGCGCATCGGGATGCCGAGGGCCGCGCGGACGTAGAGGTTGGCGCCGCGGGACAGGATCAGGCGGCTGCGCGGCCAGTTGCGGACCTTGCCGCCGGGGACCCAGCGGGAGCCGATGACGAGGTCGGCGGTGGCGAGCCGGGCGAGCAGCCGGGGCAGCTCCTCGGGCTGGTGGGAGCCGTCGGCGTCCATCTCGACGACGACGTCGTAGCCGTGGCGCAGCGCCCAGGAGAAGCCGGCGACGTAGGCGGAGCCCAGGCCGGACTTGCCCGCGCGGTTGAGGACGTGGATCTGGGGGTCCTCGCGGGCGAGCTCGTCGGCGATCTGGCCGGTGCCGTCGGGGCTGTTGTCGTCGATGACGAGCAGGTCGACGGTGGGGTTGGCCTCGCGGAGCCTGCGCGCCGTACGGGTGAGGTTCTCCCGTTCGTTGTACGTCGGCACGCAGACAACTACCCGGTGGGCGTCCACGCCGTTCCTTTCCTGTCCGCGGCCGTCGGGCCGGTGGCCTGTCCGCGGGTCGGCCTGGGGCCCGCGCGCGTCGTGCCGCGCGGGGGAGGCGTCTCGCGGGGTGCCGTCGTGGTCAGGGCCGGTGTGCCGCGGACCGGTGGTGGTCGCTGGCCGTGGGCGCCGGCGCCCGGTGGCGATTCCAGCAATAATGGCCGCCGCTCCCAGGGCGGTCGCGACCGCCTCCGGGATGGCGCCGACCCGGTCGGCGAGGGTGCGGGCGGTGCGTAGTGGCAGTGCGGCGGAGAGTATGCCGGGTTCGTAGAGGCCGGTCTGCGCGAGGACGGTGCCGTCGGGGTTGATGATCGCGCTCTGGCCGCTGGTGGAGACCTGGATGGTGGCGCGGCCGTGCTCGACGGCGCGGATCCGGGTCATGGCGAGTTGTTGCTGGCTTTCGCCCTTGCGGCCGAAGGAGGCGTTGTTCGTCTGGACGACGAGGAGGCGGGCGCCCTGGTCGACGGATGCGCGGACGTTGCCGTCGTAGGCGACCTCGAAGCAGATGACGTCGCCGATGACGGTGTGGGCGGCGGGCAGGACGGCGGGGCCGGTGCCGTGGACGAAGTCGTTGGGCATCTCGTCGGCGAACCGTTTGATCAGTTTCTGCAGGACCGACCGGCCGGGGAGGTACTCGGCGAACGGGACGGGCCGGTGCTTGACGTACATCTCGCCGCTGAAGCCGGTGGGGGTCCACAGGAGGCCGGCGTTGCGGACGTGGCCGCGGCCGGGGCCGTCGAGGACGGCGCCGACGAGGACGTCGGTGCCGACGGCCTGGGCGGCCTCGTTGAGGAGGTTCGCGGCGTCGGGGTTGAGGAACGGGTCGACGTCGGAGGAGTTCTCGGGCCAGACGACGAGGCCGGGGGCCGGGATGTTCCCGGCGCCGACCTGGGCGGCGAGTTTCAGGGTCTGGTCGACGTGGTTGCTGGTGACCTGGAGGCGCTGGCCGAGGGCGTCGTAGCCGCCGGGTTCGTGGACGCCGCCCTGGATCGCGGCGACCCGCAGGGTGCCGTCCTGGGCGCCGGTGGGCAGCGGGACGGCGAGGCCGGCGACGGCGAGGGCGAGGATGCCGACGACCGGCAGGAGGGCGCCGAGGGCGATCAGGCGGCCCGTCGGCCGGGCGGCGGGCGGCTGGTCGGCGGGGGCGGAGCCGGGGACGCCGAGGTGGCGGGTGAGTGCCGCGCGGCCGGTGGCGGCCAGGGTGGTGAGGGTGAGGGCGAGCAGGGCGCCGGTGGCGGCGACGGCGAAGGTGAGGGTGGGGGCGCCGGCGACGGCGGCGAGGGGCGTGTAGGGGCTGTGGGGCTGGCTGAACGCGAGGCGGCCCCAGGGGAAGCCGCCGAACGGTTCGCGGCCGCGCAGGGCTTCCTGGCCGATCCAGACGCAGCCGACGGCGGCCCAGGCGTACCGGGGCTTCAGGCGCAGGGCGAGGGTCGTCGCGGGTCCGACGATCGCGAGGATGGCGGCTTCGCCGGCGGCCAGGACGATCAGGGCGTCCAGGCCGACGTAGTCGACGAACCGCAGCAGTGGCAGGAAGAACCCGAGGCCGAACAGGACGGCGAGGCCGTAGGCGCCGCGTAGCCGGCGGCCGCGGACGAGCAGGGTGAGCCCGGCGACGGCGACGGGGGCGAGTGGCCAGGCGCCGACCGGGGGGAAGGCGAGGTAGAGCAGGAATCCGGCGGCGAGCGCGGCGGCGGCGCGCAGCGCGGTGGCCGGGTGGGGTGGCCGCGGCCGGCGGCGTCGGGTGCGTGCCGGGCCGCCGGGGTCTGGGCCGTCCGCGGGGAGGCCGGGGGCCGGCGGCGCGCCGGGCGCGGTGGCGGCGGGGGTCGGGCCGGTGGGCGCTGGGGCTGCGGACGGCGGTGTCACGGGTCCCAGTTTGCTAGAGGCGGGGCCGGCGGTGTGCCGGAGTGTCCGTCCTGTCCGCGCGGGCCGGTCGCCGGTGGGCGTGGATGTGCCTGGGGGTGTTGCTGTGGCGCCCGGTTCGCCGGGTCGGGGTGGCCTTCGTTACCCGGGCCGGGTCCCGCTGGTCAGGGGGACGGTGGCGCAGTGGACGAGCGGACGCCGGGATGATCGGCGGGCCGGTCAGGGGGTGGGGTTGTCGTGCAGGACCGTGCCGGCCAGGACGGTGCGGACGCAGCGGGGGTCCGGGCCGGTGAGGTCGGGCAGGGCGGGGTGCGCCGGCGGGCCGGTGAGGCCGGTGGGCAGGCGCCAGACGGCGAAGGTCGCGGGCTGGCCGGCGGTCAGGGAGCCGTCGGTGCTGGCGCGGGCCGCGTGCCAGCCGCCGCGGGTGGCGGCGTCGAACGCGGCCGCGAGGTCGAGGCGGGCGGTGTGGGTGTGGTGGCCGGTGGCGGCGCGGATCGCGCCCCAGGGGTCGAGCGGGGTGACGGGGGCGTCGGAGGACAGTGCGACGCCGACCCCGGCGGCGACGAGGCCGGCGAGTGGGTTCATGGCGGCGGCCCGCGCGGTGCCGAGCCGTTCGGCGTACATGCCGTGCGGGCCGCCCCAGAAGGCGTCGAACGCGGGCTGGACGGCGGCGACGGCTCCGAAGCGGGCGAGTGCGGTGATCTGGTCGGGGTGGACGAGCTCGCAGTGCTCGATCCGGGGCCGGGCGGCGATGACCTGGGCGGGCCCGGCCGTGGTGGCGGCGGCGGCCAGGCCGGCGAGGACGGTGTCGACGGCGGCGTCGCCGATCGCGTGGAAGCCGGGCTGGCGGCCGGTGGCGACCGCGGTCAGTACGACGTCGCGGACGGCCGTGGCGTCGAGCATGGGCGGGGGACGGTGGCCGGGCCGGTCGGCGTAGGCGGCGCGTAGGGCTGCGGTGTGGGAGCCGAGGGAGCCGTCGACGAACAGGTCCCCGCCGACGCCGACGGCGAGCCGCCCGTCCGGGTCGAGGTCGGCGAGGTCGGCCGGGTCGCCGGCCCAGTAGCCGGCGATCACGGGGCCGGGTTCGGCGGCGGCGTGGGCGAGCAGCGCGGCGAGGTCGTCGGCGGAGGACACCTCGGGGCCGGCCATCTCGTGCAGCGCGACGAGCCCGAGGCCGGCGGCGGTGGACCGCAGCCGCCGCCACGCGTCCTCTCGCTGGCCCGGGGTGATCGTGTCGTAGGCG is a genomic window of Pseudofrankia inefficax containing:
- the lnt gene encoding apolipoprotein N-acyltransferase: MTPPSAAPAPTGPTPAATAPGAPPAPGLPADGPDPGGPARTRRRRPRPPHPATALRAAAALAAGFLLYLAFPPVGAWPLAPVAVAGLTLLVRGRRLRGAYGLAVLFGLGFFLPLLRFVDYVGLDALIVLAAGEAAILAIVGPATTLALRLKPRYAWAAVGCVWIGQEALRGREPFGGFPWGRLAFSQPHSPYTPLAAVAGAPTLTFAVAATGALLALTLTTLAATGRAALTRHLGVPGSAPADQPPAARPTGRLIALGALLPVVGILALAVAGLAVPLPTGAQDGTLRVAAIQGGVHEPGGYDALGQRLQVTSNHVDQTLKLAAQVGAGNIPAPGLVVWPENSSDVDPFLNPDAANLLNEAAQAVGTDVLVGAVLDGPGRGHVRNAGLLWTPTGFSGEMYVKHRPVPFAEYLPGRSVLQKLIKRFADEMPNDFVHGTGPAVLPAAHTVIGDVICFEVAYDGNVRASVDQGARLLVVQTNNASFGRKGESQQQLAMTRIRAVEHGRATIQVSTSGQSAIINPDGTVLAQTGLYEPGILSAALPLRTARTLADRVGAIPEAVATALGAAAIIAGIATGRRRPRPATTTGPRHTGPDHDGTPRDASPARHDARGPQADPRTGHRPDGRGQERNGVDAHRVVVCVPTYNERENLTRTARRLREANPTVDLLVIDDNSPDGTGQIADELAREDPQIHVLNRAGKSGLGSAYVAGFSWALRHGYDVVVEMDADGSHQPEELPRLLARLATADLVIGSRWVPGGKVRNWPRSRLILSRGANLYVRAALGIPMRDATAGYRAYRADVLRARDLNQIQSQGYCFQVDLAWTAWRQGFQVAEVPITFVERERGASKMSRSIIVEAFWRTALWAVASGRRGPGTLRPTPPPPVKVPSPTPEPALVTPTAPAPQVTKATPTGGAAVPTTANGASPNGATTVDAPVQQTATGDS
- a CDS encoding amidohydrolase: MLYRGGHVHSPTVPGATALLTVGRRVTWLGTDAGVAPGDADEVVELAGAWVAPAFVDAHLHATATGLALGGLDLAAAPTLGAALDAVSAAARANAATTLLGTGWDETRWPQRRPPTTSELDRAAPGRLVYLARVDGHTAVISGPLAAAAGAAGQPGWLGDGLVRDDAHHAARVHAYDTITPGQREDAWRRLRSTAAGLGLVALHEMAGPEVSSADDLAALLAHAAAEPGPVIAGYWAGDPADLADLDPDGRLAVGVGGDLFVDGSLGSHTAALRAAYADRPGHRPPPMLDATAVRDVVLTAVATGRQPGFHAIGDAAVDTVLAGLAAAATTAGPAQVIAARPRIEHCELVHPDQITALARFGAVAAVQPAFDAFWGGPHGMYAERLGTARAAAMNPLAGLVAAGVGVALSSDAPVTPLDPWGAIRAATGHHTHTARLDLAAAFDAATRGGWHAARASTDGSLTAGQPATFAVWRLPTGLTGPPAHPALPDLTGPDPRCVRTVLAGTVLHDNPTP